One Lycium barbarum isolate Lr01 chromosome 5, ASM1917538v2, whole genome shotgun sequence genomic window carries:
- the LOC132640225 gene encoding pollen-specific leucine-rich repeat extensin-like protein 1, whose translation MGGDKTEKTTTMVLKVDLQCSSCYKKVKKVLCKFPQIRDQVYDEKANTVTITVLCCSPEKIRDKLCCKGGGVIKSIEIKEPAKPKEPEKPKEPEKPKVPEKPKEPEKPKVVEKPKEPEKPKVVEKPKEPEKPKQPEKPKEPEKPKQPAKPKEPEKPKEPEKPKEPAKPNEPEKPKEPEKPKEAPVAPPPQPQPQPQPQPQNPHAQVPVIVMPIQGYPQISASGCGYPQQPAPGYGCGQCYESYTGGPCHHWYGQPVQPPPPAPCYDTYSYGYGPGPGPGTYGLPRGCYLNKCDYLSEENASGCSIM comes from the exons ATGGGTGGTGACAAGACTGAAAAA ACCACCACAATGGTGCTAAAGGTTGATCTTCAATGCTCAAGCTGCTACAAGAAGGTCAAAAAAGTTCTCTGCAAATTCCCTC AAATTCGAGACCAAGTGTATGATGAGAAGGCCAATACTGTTACCATCACTGTATTGTGCTGCAGTCCTGAAAAAATTCGTGACAAATTGTGTTGCAAAGGTGGGGGAGTAATCAAGAGCATTGAGATCAAAGAGCCTGCGAAGCCCAAGGAACCCGAAAAGCCCAAAGAGCCCGAAAAACCGAAAGTGCCCGAGAAGCCTAAAGAGCCCGAGAAACCAAAAGTGGTCGAGAAGCCTAAAGAGCCCGAGAAGCCCAAAGTGGTAGAGAAGCCTAAAGAGCCCGAGAAGCCCAAACAACCTGAGAAACCCAAAGAGCCCGAGAAGCCCAAACAACCCGCGAAGCCTAAGGAACCTGAGAAGCCAAAAGAACCAGAGAAGCCAAAAGAGCCTGCGAAACCCAACGAACCAGAAAAACCCAAAGAACCTGAAAAGCCCAAAGAAGCACCAGTAGCTCCACCACCACAACCGCAACCGCAACCACAACCGCAACCACAAAATCCACATGCTCAAGTGCCGGTGATCGTGATGCCAATTCAAGGATACCCACAAATATCCGCTTCAGGGTGTGGATACCCACAACAACCCGCTCCGGGTTATGGTTGCGGCCAATGTTACGAAAGCTATACCGGGGGCCCATGTCATCATTGGTATGGACAACCAGTACAACCACCTCCACCGGCCCCATGCTACGATACGTATTCATACGGATATGGGCCTGGGCCTGGGCCTGGGACATATGGGCTCCCAAGAGGCTGTTATTTGAACAAATGTGATTACTTAAGTGAAGAAAATGCATCTGGATGCTCAattatgtga